Proteins from one Deinococcus sp. AB2017081 genomic window:
- a CDS encoding tetratricopeptide repeat protein has translation MTQPIHYVLTGLLLAVATSASAQTLVETVTTTSIQNTLNTSNATNTLKVPVVPGAPSATDPATAPTPGATPAPAVTITPLTAGQQQLLKTAQLAFQAGQFAQARRQYEALVAANYTNPEPHFGLALTLLAQKDDRGAAFELGQFTALAPDRFEGPYNLGVIATRAGRYEDALKLYGDAAALMKDKASPAAQRQVLDALATEQTRRADFAALTTTLAAVVALDPADEDAQFRLAQARTLSGQGAAALPGVYALLKRAPGRADAALLLADIYVAQGLPDRGLRELNAALTRVTAPADRSDLLLRKANLLAAAGDTRGAVVSAQNATRENGRNAAAFARLGELRLSRGDRPGALVAYQNAVRLVPRNAAYRVALAGVHLSLNHGSEASSEASAALTLNPTGMTLARAQYVQGVTAYRQKQYAAALKALGASHAAAPSADASLWLGLSAYAAGDYTLASTALTESVKLDPTPTARQNLASALLASARYPEAEAVLRGLVTENARNAEAWYMLGLAQRAQQREQEARTSLKTAATLGSVRAQGALK, from the coding sequence GTGACGCAACCGATCCACTACGTACTGACCGGCCTGCTGCTGGCCGTCGCCACGTCCGCCTCTGCCCAGACCCTGGTGGAGACGGTGACGACCACCAGCATTCAGAACACCCTCAACACCAGCAATGCCACCAACACGCTGAAGGTGCCGGTCGTGCCTGGAGCGCCCTCAGCGACGGATCCGGCCACCGCGCCGACCCCTGGGGCCACCCCCGCCCCGGCGGTGACCATCACGCCCCTGACTGCCGGACAGCAGCAGCTGCTGAAAACGGCGCAGCTCGCATTCCAGGCCGGCCAGTTCGCGCAGGCCCGCCGGCAGTACGAGGCGCTGGTGGCCGCCAACTACACCAACCCGGAGCCGCACTTCGGGCTGGCCCTGACCCTGCTCGCGCAGAAGGACGACAGGGGAGCGGCGTTCGAACTGGGTCAGTTCACGGCCCTGGCACCCGACCGCTTTGAGGGGCCATACAACCTGGGCGTGATCGCCACCCGCGCCGGCCGCTACGAGGACGCCCTGAAGCTGTACGGCGACGCCGCAGCCCTGATGAAAGACAAGGCCTCGCCCGCCGCACAGCGGCAGGTGCTCGACGCCCTGGCGACCGAGCAGACTCGCAGGGCGGATTTCGCGGCCCTGACCACGACCCTGGCGGCCGTAGTCGCCCTCGATCCTGCGGATGAGGACGCGCAGTTCCGACTGGCCCAGGCCCGGACGCTGTCCGGCCAGGGTGCGGCCGCGCTGCCGGGCGTATATGCCCTGCTGAAACGCGCGCCCGGCCGCGCCGACGCTGCGCTCCTGCTGGCCGACATCTATGTCGCGCAGGGTCTGCCGGACCGCGGCCTGAGGGAACTCAACGCCGCACTGACGCGTGTGACGGCACCGGCCGACCGCAGCGACCTGCTGCTGCGCAAGGCGAACCTGCTGGCCGCCGCAGGCGACACGCGTGGAGCCGTGGTGTCGGCCCAGAATGCCACCCGCGAGAACGGCCGCAACGCCGCCGCCTTCGCCCGGCTGGGCGAGCTGCGCCTGTCTCGGGGCGACCGGCCCGGTGCGCTCGTTGCCTACCAGAACGCGGTTCGGCTCGTGCCCCGGAATGCCGCGTACCGCGTGGCGCTGGCCGGCGTGCACCTCAGCCTGAACCACGGCAGCGAGGCCAGCAGCGAGGCCAGCGCCGCGCTGACCCTCAACCCGACCGGAATGACCCTGGCCCGTGCACAGTACGTTCAGGGAGTGACCGCCTACCGGCAGAAACAGTACGCGGCGGCCCTCAAGGCCCTCGGGGCGAGCCACGCGGCCGCCCCCAGCGCCGACGCCTCGCTGTGGCTGGGCCTGAGTGCCTACGCCGCCGGGGACTACACCCTGGCCTCGACCGCCCTGACCGAGAGCGTGAAGCTCGACCCCACGCCCACCGCCCGCCAGAACCTCGCATCCGCGCTGCTCGCCAGTGCCCGCTACCCTGAAGCGGAGGCGGTGCTGCGCGGCCTGGTCACCGAAAACGCCCGCAACGCCGAGGCGTGGTACATGCTCGGACTGGCCCAGCGTGCGCAGCAGCGTGAGCAGGAGGCCCGCACCTCTCTGAAAACCGCCGCCACCCTCGGCAGCGTCCGCGCACAGGGAGCCCTGAAGTGA
- a CDS encoding SPOR domain-containing protein encodes MTGSAPRARRWPDILIGVLVLLLLVGFGLLLLRPDPRTAGVTTTPEPATETAPTTPTADTSAIPAAPGGATDTATAGDQATGTQPTGTPDVAADGSAAEPPTIAAAPVEATPPISSTAPTAEPTGAAATPETGTTTPEAQPPAAGSATPRSGGAVATSESRVPLRSDYRITLGTFSTAQAAGNAAAPVSALGYTVYPIDLGSQVVAQVGPFEDEATARQALADIQRAYPGALLYPPRNRSLTQGNSTGATPTSGGRTTAAASSTPAAVPGGPTYLQVGAFDRVDSAQKLVQTLRDLGYNPTVNAPDGKKVTVLVGPYTGDAVTRTETRLSENGLDHFRVR; translated from the coding sequence GTGACGGGGTCGGCGCCCCGGGCCCGCCGCTGGCCCGACATCCTGATCGGCGTGCTGGTGCTGCTGCTGCTCGTGGGCTTCGGCCTGCTGCTGCTGCGCCCCGACCCCCGCACGGCCGGCGTGACCACCACGCCGGAGCCCGCGACCGAGACCGCACCCACGACACCGACTGCCGACACCAGCGCCATTCCGGCGGCACCCGGCGGGGCGACCGACACGGCGACTGCCGGGGATCAGGCCACCGGCACCCAGCCGACCGGCACGCCCGACGTCGCCGCTGACGGCAGCGCCGCCGAACCCCCGACCATTGCGGCCGCCCCCGTGGAGGCGACGCCACCGATCAGCTCGACCGCGCCCACCGCCGAACCCACCGGGGCAGCCGCGACTCCGGAGACCGGCACCACGACACCTGAAGCCCAGCCCCCGGCCGCCGGTTCAGCGACGCCCCGATCCGGTGGTGCGGTCGCCACCAGTGAGTCCCGGGTTCCGCTGCGGAGTGACTACCGCATCACCCTGGGGACGTTCAGCACCGCGCAGGCCGCCGGCAACGCGGCTGCGCCGGTCAGTGCCCTCGGGTACACCGTCTACCCCATCGACCTCGGCTCGCAGGTCGTCGCGCAGGTCGGCCCCTTCGAGGACGAGGCCACAGCGCGGCAGGCCCTGGCCGATATCCAGCGGGCGTACCCGGGTGCCCTGCTGTATCCCCCCCGGAACCGCAGTCTCACCCAGGGCAACAGCACCGGTGCCACACCGACATCGGGTGGCCGCACCACTGCGGCGGCATCCAGCACCCCGGCCGCCGTTCCGGGTGGCCCGACGTACCTCCAGGTCGGTGCCTTCGACCGCGTGGACAGCGCCCAGAAACTCGTCCAGACGCTGCGCGACCTCGGCTACAACCCCACCGTGAACGCTCCGGATGGCAAGAAGGTCACGGTGCTGGTCGGGCCATACACCGGGGACGCCGTCACCCGCACCGAGACCCGCCTGAGCGAGAATGGCCTCGACCACTTCCGGGTGCGGTGA